The Molothrus aeneus isolate 106 chromosome 11, BPBGC_Maene_1.0, whole genome shotgun sequence genome segment gagctgctggagctgctggtgtccCACGCCCGCACCTTCGTGCCGTCGCTGGCTGCCATGGAGGAGTTCCACCTGAGCCTCTCGCAGTGCGTGGTGCTGCGCTACCACTGGATTGAGCCCTTCGTTCGCTCCCTCCGGGAGCGCCTGGCCGCCTTCCACAGGTGGGTTTGGCAGAGCCCCGGCAGAGCGCTCCTCAcacccctcccctgccctcgGGACCCGTGTTTTGCCAGCATCCACGCCCTAAGGTGTCCCTggcagctggtgctggcaggaCATTAAAGCCCTGGGGATTTTTCCTCACTGCCTCAGGATCTGGCACCAGATGCATCAGGTTTTGGCTTTCCAGGATCAGGCCAGAGCTGTGCCATCCTCTAAACCATGGGTGGTTTTGTTGCTTACATGTGGCTCAGGCACTGGCTGAGCATCAGCTTCTTCAGAGCTTCTGTCACTGTGCAGGCTTTGGAGGGCTGGAAGTGGGagggaaattaattaatttgagCCCCAAGAGGTTCTGGTTGCACCAATTTGGTCCGATTGCAGCTTATATTTGCCTGTATCTTTCCATGGCTTGGTAACAATCCTGACCTCTCCTCatcttctccttttttatttttttccctgcagctgaAATAGGATCTTTCTTATTTCAGGTTCTTCTGCGTGGCTGACCAAGTGAAGGTTTACACCAACCAGAACAAAACCAGGTGAGTGCACAGTGGAGcagcctgcctgccccaggagaAGTCTGAGCAGGGCGCTGGGTGGATGGGAAGTGTCaccctgcctgtcccacagTTGGTCTGCGTGACAACACAGTATGTGATCACCTCCAGATCATCTCCAGACATTTCACACCTTTCCCCAGCCATCTGTACAAAGTTTTGGCTTTGGCACTGATTCTCTGCAAGCTTTTGGTCTCATTAGCCAGTGTGCACAGCCTGGGGCGAGCAGAGTGGGACCACCTCttttggcagcagtgccagtcaTGAAATTGTAGTGCAGGTCTTCCAAGAGCTGGAGAGAAATAGCTGAGATGGTGCTAATTCTCCTGGGCATCAGCTCAGAAGCCTGATTCCAACGGAATGCAATTAAGTTTTTTTTGAATGTCAAAGCAAAGGTGATTAAAATTGCAGAAAGTTGCTGAATCTGGTGGGAAAGGCAGCCCAAGATAGTCATGGGTAGGAAAAAGTGGATATGGAACCACTGGGTGACACTTGAATCTTCTGCTTTCCTCCTGGAGGGGAAGAATTGATGACTCTAAATGACTCTAGAAAGTGTCATCCCCACAGTCCTGGAGGAGGTGCTGACTTCTTTGTCACACCTCTCCAGCCTGGTACTTCCCATTCCCTGCTTCCTCTCACACTGTGAAACCTCTCCAGCAACTTCCactttttttaatgcagctCCTGCGTGGGCACGGCACTCTGCTGAAATTCATCCAGTGCATCCTTTGCCTGGAAAACTGATTTTCATGTCCCAAAAGGTACTAGGCTAATCTAGTAAATCTACATGGTTTATCATCCAATCCTGCTTCTGCCTGCCACCAcatcttctgtttttcttcagaataCAATCAGCATCCCTGGATACTTAAACCTGGCATTCCTCAGATTTCCTTGTGTTAGGGAGTAGGGAACTTGCCCAGTAGGAATGAAGGGCTGTGTATTCATAGGGCTGTGCTTTCTGCAGCATGAAAGGGTGCTTGCAGTCTCTCCTTGCCTTTCTCTAGGACCTTTATTGGCTTGGAGGTCTCTGCTGggcatttccagctgctggagctggtctCGGAGGTGGATAGCGTTTTAGAGGAATTTGACCTTCCCACATTCTACAAGGTGAGGCGTTCCTGCTTGCTCCCCTGCCAGTCTGGACATGCTGGCTGGTTCCCTGTTCACTCAAATAAACAGGAGCCAGTTGCAGTCGCTGCCCTGCTGTGCATGGAAACAGGGTTGTCCTAGGATAAAATGGGCACTGTGAGACTGAGGACAATCCTTGTGTCTTTGCCTTGGGCAACTTTCTTGGGCATTAGTCCAGCCTTTTTGCTTAGTACTAGCTTTGGGAACAGGTTTGGGATTTTGAAGGGCCAGGGCCCAGTTTGTCTGTGCCTAGAGCTGAGCAAGGAGCTCATGTGGATTATTCAGCAGTGACCCATGTACCTGCTCCAAAACCAGTCCTGAGAGAttctcccacagctgcagagttgagcacagggaggctgggagcCAGGCAGCCTTGCCCACTGGAGTCCaaaggggctggggtgggaagCCCAGGACTCCTCTTGCCTCCAGCACTGTCCAtatcagctctgcagctgttgAGTTGGCAGAGGGGACTCCCAGCTTTGGGATCCTCCAGCCTCTGTGATCCCAGACAGGGCAGCAGCATCATGCCAGATGTCCCACTGTGGCTCTGTGCATTGAGCAAAGCCTCCTTTAGCCCTCACATTCTTATCCCTGTTTGTTTTGCCTTCAGGACCCATCATTCCACATCAGCTTGGCCTGGTGCGTGGGGGACCTGGCTGGCAGGCTGGAAGGGCAGTgtctgcaggagctccaggtgtgtccccacaGACATGGGGTGGTGTGGAGAGCagggggagggcagagctggactCCAGCCacatctccctgcctggggtGCAGATCTTCAACTGAGCAGGACAAACTTCAGTGGGCTGAAAGATGAGAAGCTTTTGGGGGGAGCATGAGTTAAATCACCCTCCTGAGGCTTCCAGCTGCAAATGGCTTCACCTGTGACTTGCTTCAgacagggagctgccagctccatCCTCTGGCAGATCCACTCTCCTGGTACTGACTCCTGCCTCTGTTTTCCAGGACATTGTGGATGGGTTTGAGGAGTCAGCATTCCTGCTGCGTATCCAATGGGAGCAAATCCGCTGCAAGTCAGGGAACAAGTACTTCTCCTTCCCCTTGAGGTAGGGGTGGGTGGGGCTGTGCCTTTTGGAGCCCCGAAGAGCCTGACCCTGGAAGAAGGGCTGCagtctggcacagctctgggtggcGTGGGCTCTCACGCACCTCCGTGCTCTTCTTGCCTGCTCAGCGTCTCTGCGGCATTGGTGGCCTCAAGTCAGGCCACTTCCAGTTTGAGCTGCTGCCCGAAGAAAAGTGTGCTTGTAGCAGATTTCATCCTCGCTGCTGGATGTGCTGCAGTCAGCACTGGTGGTTCCAGACATCCCACGGTCGCTAATTttgctgatttaaaaaaaaaaaaagaaaaaaagaaaaaaaattcttcaaaagCCATAGATGCCTTatgggaaggaggaagaaggtaGCGTGGGAAGCTGCTACTAAAGGGAGAGTGTCTCACACAGTGGGAAGTAGCACTGCCAGATTGTTGGGAGGCTCTGGGCATGTTTTGAGTAGCAAgagggaaggacatggagctggaTCCTCTTCCCTGAATGTTTTCCTACCGTAAGCCAGCTTGGACAAGCTCCTGAGTCATGTTGTGTCCCTCTCACACTGCTGCTACCTCTGTAGGGACATTTCAGTGTCTGATCCTTTTGCCAAAGAACAAGAGCTTGCTGCCAGGTGTGGGTGAGCCCTGGAACAGACAGTGTCAGTGTttgcctgagctgggagggcagTGCCCACAGGTGAGTCAAGGGGTGGCggctcctgcccaggctccACACTGTGTGATCAGCACCCCAGGTGGATGATGACCCAGGGGATCACGGGCTGGACATTGTCCCTTGGGAGAAACTCCTTTTTATGCTTTTGTCCCTGTGGGTTGGTCAGCTGCAACTTCTCAGGTAGTTGGAACAGGATGCTGATGTGATGCCCTGAATCTTTTATTCCATGTCTGTCCAGGACTTCTGAACAGTAAAAATCTGTTTCCTCATGTCATAAAATTGTGTCTGTGGTGTATTTCAGCCGTTTCCTTTTAGACACGCACAACTCCTGCAAAGCTTCACGTGAGACCACTTCTGTAAGTGCTCCTGTGAGCTCCATGctgcctgtcctggcacagAGAGTGGCTTTGTCTGTGGGAGCATCTCCAGACAGTCGGGATTTGTGTCCCTGGGAGCATCGAAGCCAGTTGCCGCTGTCAGGAGCCTTTTGAAGTGCTTAACAAAAAATCTGTTAAGTCTTTAGCCAGTTAGTTTCCGGGATGGGGATCCGCAAGATAAGTTTCTTTTGgggcaa includes the following:
- the USB1 gene encoding U6 snRNA phosphodiesterase 1 isoform X2; the protein is MSAALVGYSSSEEEQEQEQEGGCRGGAAQGLPGASAGRPRLPVPAGLPGDPDPQEAVSDDSSRHGGRVRGFPHERGNWATHVYLPYIAQEEFLELLELLVSHARTFVPSLAAMEEFHLSLSQCVVLRYHWIEPFVRSLRERLAAFHRFFCVADQVKVYTNQNKTRTFIGLEVSAGHFQLLELVSEVDSVLEEFDLPTFYKDPSFHISLAWCVGDLAGRLEGQCLQELQDIVDGFEESAFLLRIQWEQIRCKSGNKYFSFPLR
- the USB1 gene encoding U6 snRNA phosphodiesterase 1 isoform X1: MSAALVGYSSSEEEQEQEQEGGCRGGAAQGLPGASAGRPRLPVPAGLPGDPDPQEAVSDDSSRHGGRVRGFPHERGNWATHVYLPYIAQEEFLELLELLVSHARTFVPSLAAMEEFHLSLSQCVVLRYHWIEPFVRSLRERLAAFHRFFCVADQVKVYTNQNKTRTFIGLEVSAGHFQLLELVSEVDSVLEEFDLPTFYKDPSFHISLAWCVGDLAGRLEGQCLQELQDIVDGFEESAFLLRIQWEQIRCKSGNKYFSFPLSVSAALVASSQATSSLSCCPKKSVLVADFILAAGCAAVSTGGSRHPTVANFADLKKKKEKKKKNSSKAIDALWEGGRR